In Acaryochloris marina S15, a single genomic region encodes these proteins:
- a CDS encoding MFS transporter yields MKLRNKFFQQRTDRHPPQIHPLLRPQWPFDPGKLPFFYGWAILAACTIGIIMSIPGQTMGVSVFTDYLIEATGVSRLQLSNAYLIGTVTSGLLLPFGGVFLDRFGTRLSVVLASVWLGLTLGYMSVCDRIAVSLSQTWNLPTSNYIAFGLLVLGFTSLRFSGQGMLTMSSRNTLGKWFDKRRGLASGIAGVFISFGFASTPSIVNTWIEATTWRWTWVSMGLMVGLGMSSLGWLLYRDNPEECGLQMDGKFNPSAPPPSQASVDTRRDFTRSEALRTPAFWAVTLALSCQALAITGITFHIVDLGAEVGLTKAEAVALFIPMALVSTIMGSLMGLAADRIRLQFLFMGMMTALGIGIASMANLDIVALRGFAIAGLGSSGGCFGTLSAVALPRFFGRTHLGAISGVQMMSIVFASAIGPSWMALFKNFAGSYQLGLYCFCIFPPLILLLNWMAPNPQARR; encoded by the coding sequence ATGAAGTTGCGAAATAAATTTTTTCAGCAACGGACTGATCGACATCCGCCACAGATTCATCCGCTGCTTCGTCCCCAATGGCCTTTTGATCCTGGCAAGCTACCTTTCTTTTATGGTTGGGCGATTTTAGCTGCCTGCACAATCGGGATAATCATGAGTATCCCTGGGCAAACCATGGGAGTGAGCGTTTTTACGGACTATTTGATTGAGGCCACGGGGGTATCGCGGCTGCAGCTCAGCAATGCTTATCTGATTGGCACGGTAACCAGCGGATTGTTGTTGCCATTTGGGGGTGTATTTTTAGATCGGTTTGGAACGCGCCTGTCTGTGGTGTTGGCTTCAGTTTGGTTGGGGCTGACGTTGGGGTATATGAGTGTGTGCGATCGCATCGCCGTATCCCTCAGTCAAACCTGGAATTTACCCACCTCTAACTATATTGCCTTTGGTTTGCTGGTACTGGGATTTACCAGTCTGCGATTCAGTGGGCAAGGCATGTTAACCATGTCCAGTCGTAACACCTTAGGTAAATGGTTTGATAAGCGACGGGGTTTAGCCTCGGGGATTGCTGGAGTCTTTATTTCTTTTGGATTTGCCTCAACCCCTTCTATTGTCAATACCTGGATTGAAGCTACAACCTGGCGGTGGACCTGGGTCAGTATGGGCTTAATGGTCGGATTGGGCATGAGTAGTTTAGGCTGGCTTCTCTATCGAGACAATCCTGAGGAATGTGGTCTACAGATGGACGGGAAATTCAACCCCTCAGCCCCCCCACCATCTCAAGCTTCCGTTGACACCCGCAGAGATTTCACTCGCAGCGAAGCACTCCGCACCCCTGCTTTTTGGGCCGTAACATTAGCCTTATCCTGTCAAGCTTTAGCGATCACAGGCATTACTTTTCATATCGTCGACCTTGGAGCGGAAGTGGGCTTAACTAAAGCCGAAGCAGTCGCCCTATTCATCCCGATGGCGTTGGTATCGACGATAATGGGATCTTTGATGGGCTTGGCTGCCGATCGAATTCGGCTGCAATTTCTGTTTATGGGCATGATGACAGCCTTAGGAATTGGCATTGCCAGTATGGCTAATTTAGATATTGTGGCTTTGCGCGGGTTTGCCATTGCTGGATTGGGCAGTAGTGGGGGGTGTTTTGGCACCTTATCTGCCGTGGCATTACCCCGCTTTTTTGGTCGAACCCATTTAGGGGCAATTTCAGGGGTACAGATGATGAGTATTGTATTTGCCAGTGCGATTGGTCCTTCTTGGATGGCACTGTTTAAAAACTTTGCGGGATCCTACCAACTAGGCCTCTATTGCTTTTGTATTTTTCCACCCCTTATTCTATTGCTCAATTGGATGGCACCTAATCCACAGGCACGCAGGTGA
- a CDS encoding molybdopterin-dependent oxidoreductase: MKRRQALKRLLQASGGMVATLLPGCVNSQHLRLLFAVEPQQFDQPLPEHRVTPVGEFYVQSYASPPEVNLDTWQLQFTGLVDQPLTLKFTDILAAPQADFYLTMECIGNRTGGKQIGNALWMGTPLLPFLKQVGVQDKAVEFMLHGADSYETTLPVADLMRSDVQLVHRMNGEPLTRSHGFPLRIIIPGRYGQKQPKWLTEIEAIATPKKGYWERQGWSNTAKIATHAIAQKVQGEKVWNKNYHIDLPRMGESGWQGGVTLAGVAIDQAQPMEWVRISTDNGQTWMQADINQPSSPHEWTLWQYLWQPTQPGTYKLLAQAKSRTETQKIIDKNGKDGSAGILRISVNLEP, translated from the coding sequence ATGAAACGACGTCAGGCATTAAAGCGACTTTTGCAAGCATCCGGTGGTATGGTTGCCACACTCCTGCCAGGATGTGTCAACTCTCAGCACTTACGTCTCTTATTTGCCGTAGAACCCCAGCAATTTGATCAACCCTTACCGGAACATCGGGTTACTCCCGTAGGAGAGTTTTATGTGCAGTCCTACGCGTCACCCCCTGAAGTCAATCTCGATACTTGGCAATTGCAGTTTACGGGACTGGTGGATCAACCCCTGACCCTAAAATTTACCGATATTTTAGCGGCACCCCAAGCAGACTTTTATTTAACGATGGAGTGCATTGGCAATCGCACCGGGGGAAAACAAATCGGCAATGCCCTATGGATGGGGACGCCTTTATTGCCGTTTCTTAAGCAAGTAGGTGTGCAGGACAAGGCGGTTGAGTTTATGCTCCATGGTGCTGATTCCTATGAGACGACTTTGCCCGTTGCCGATTTGATGAGATCGGATGTGCAGCTCGTGCATCGAATGAATGGGGAGCCGCTAACGAGATCCCATGGTTTTCCCCTGCGAATCATCATTCCGGGGCGGTATGGCCAGAAGCAACCGAAATGGCTGACAGAAATCGAGGCCATTGCTACTCCCAAAAAAGGATACTGGGAACGTCAAGGCTGGTCGAATACCGCAAAAATCGCGACCCATGCTATTGCCCAGAAGGTCCAAGGGGAGAAGGTTTGGAATAAAAACTACCATATTGATCTGCCCCGAATGGGAGAGAGCGGATGGCAGGGAGGGGTCACCCTTGCAGGTGTGGCGATTGATCAGGCTCAGCCGATGGAGTGGGTCAGAATTAGTACGGATAATGGGCAGACCTGGATGCAAGCAGATATCAATCAGCCCAGTTCTCCCCATGAATGGACTCTCTGGCAGTATCTTTGGCAGCCGACTCAACCGGGGACCTATAAGCTGCTGGCCCAGGCAAAGTCGCGAACTGAAACGCAAAAAATCATAGATAAAAATGGCAAAGATGGCAGTGCTGGCATCTTAAGAATTTCAGTCAACCTAGAACCTTAA
- the carB gene encoding carbamoyl-phosphate synthase large subunit translates to MPRRDDLHKILLIGSGPIVIGQACEFDYSGTQACKALRDEGYEVVLINSNPATIMTDPETAERIYIEPLTPELVEKVIAKERPDALLPTMGGQTALNLAVTLAKTGVLDKYGVELIGAKLPAIEMAEDRKLFKEAMGRIGLGVCPSGLAETMAESQQIAQEIGTYPLIIRPAFTLGGTGGGIAYNQEEFEAISQSGLDASPVSQILIEKSLIGWKEYELEVMRDLADNVVIICSIENIDPMGVHTGDSITVAPAQTLTDKEYQRLRDASIKIIREIGVETGGSNIQFAVNPVDGDVVVIEMNPRVSRSSALASKATGFPIAKFAAKLAVGYALSEIPNDITRKTPASFEPSIDYVVTKIPRFAFEKFPGSEPTLTTQMKSVGEAMAIGRTFLESFQKALRSLETGRFGWGCDQAENLPSLEQIRASLRNPNPDRIYTVRHALQADISVEEIYEITGIDPWFLWHFQELLTTENYLKQTNLYDVTADLMWQIKQQGFSDPQIAFATLASEDEVRTYRKQLGVVPAYKTVDTCAAEFEALTPYYYSTYEQESEVLPSDRRKVIILGSGPNRIGQGIEFDYCCCHASYALQADDFETIMVNSNPETVSTDYDTSDRLYFEPLTKEDVLNILEAENPEGIIIQFGGQTPLKLAVPLQTYLQEKPDGPKIWGTSPDSIDIAEDRERFEQILHTLNITQPPNGIARSNQEAIEVAQRIQYPVVVRPSYVLGGRAMEIVYSDEELERYMTFAVQIEPDHPILVDKFLEDAIEVDVDAIADRTGEVVIGGIMEHIEQAGVHSGDSACAIPTLSLGEETLATIRQWSKQLAQQLNVIGLMNLQFAVQGEQVYILEANPRASRTVPFVSKAIGLPIAQVAARLMSGQTLAELGITKERIPQHISVKEAVLPFAKFPGTDTILGPEMRSTGEAMGIDTDFGKAFAKSQLSAHQDLPQSGSVFVSMTDRDKQAVIPIAKDLIDLGFKLVATAGTQKVLEAEGFEVTPVLKLHEGRPNVLDLIKNRQVQLILNTPSGSDAHADGRLIRRSALAYKIPLITTIAGAKATAAALRSLQSETMDVKAIQDYHLQMQ, encoded by the coding sequence ATGCCTCGCCGTGATGATCTGCACAAAATCCTGCTGATTGGTTCTGGGCCAATTGTGATTGGGCAAGCCTGTGAATTTGACTATTCCGGTACCCAAGCCTGCAAAGCATTGCGGGACGAAGGATATGAAGTGGTGTTGATTAACTCTAATCCAGCCACGATTATGACGGATCCAGAAACAGCGGAGCGGATCTATATTGAACCCCTAACCCCCGAATTGGTCGAAAAGGTGATCGCCAAAGAACGACCGGATGCCTTGTTGCCAACGATGGGCGGCCAAACTGCTTTGAACTTGGCGGTCACTTTAGCCAAGACTGGAGTTTTAGATAAATATGGTGTGGAGCTCATTGGAGCCAAACTCCCGGCCATTGAAATGGCTGAAGACCGCAAGCTATTTAAAGAAGCCATGGGGCGGATTGGCTTAGGTGTTTGTCCATCGGGTTTAGCCGAAACCATGGCAGAATCCCAGCAAATTGCCCAAGAGATTGGCACCTATCCTTTAATCATTCGCCCTGCCTTTACTTTAGGGGGGACGGGGGGTGGCATTGCCTATAACCAAGAAGAATTTGAAGCGATTTCCCAGAGTGGTCTCGATGCCAGCCCCGTTTCTCAAATTTTGATTGAGAAGTCCCTGATTGGCTGGAAAGAGTATGAGCTGGAAGTCATGCGGGATCTAGCCGACAATGTGGTGATTATTTGCTCCATCGAGAATATCGATCCGATGGGCGTACATACGGGGGACTCGATTACCGTTGCCCCAGCCCAAACTCTGACGGATAAGGAATATCAGCGATTGCGGGATGCTTCTATTAAGATCATCCGCGAAATCGGGGTAGAAACGGGTGGATCAAATATTCAGTTTGCAGTGAATCCTGTCGATGGCGATGTGGTTGTCATTGAGATGAATCCTCGGGTGTCTCGTTCTTCCGCCCTCGCGTCCAAGGCTACCGGATTCCCTATTGCTAAGTTCGCAGCCAAATTGGCGGTTGGCTATGCTCTTAGCGAAATTCCCAATGATATTACGCGCAAAACCCCAGCAAGCTTTGAGCCCAGCATCGACTATGTCGTCACTAAAATTCCTCGGTTTGCTTTTGAAAAGTTTCCCGGTTCAGAACCTACGTTAACCACGCAGATGAAATCTGTGGGCGAGGCGATGGCCATTGGCCGCACCTTTCTAGAATCGTTTCAGAAGGCTCTACGGTCGTTAGAAACAGGACGATTTGGCTGGGGATGTGACCAGGCTGAGAACCTGCCGAGTCTAGAGCAGATTCGGGCTAGCCTCCGAAATCCTAACCCTGACCGTATCTATACTGTTCGCCATGCCTTGCAGGCGGATATCAGCGTTGAAGAAATTTATGAGATTACGGGAATTGACCCCTGGTTCCTTTGGCATTTTCAGGAACTGCTAACCACTGAAAACTATCTTAAGCAAACCAATCTGTACGATGTGACAGCAGACTTGATGTGGCAGATTAAGCAGCAAGGATTTAGCGATCCACAGATTGCCTTCGCCACCTTAGCCAGCGAAGATGAAGTCCGCACCTATCGGAAACAGCTAGGGGTGGTGCCTGCCTATAAAACGGTAGATACCTGCGCGGCTGAGTTTGAAGCTTTGACCCCCTATTACTATTCCACCTATGAGCAGGAATCGGAAGTGTTGCCCTCCGATCGCCGTAAGGTAATCATTCTGGGGTCGGGGCCGAATCGGATTGGCCAAGGTATTGAGTTTGACTACTGCTGTTGCCATGCGTCCTATGCTTTGCAGGCGGATGATTTTGAGACGATCATGGTCAACTCCAACCCGGAAACCGTATCCACGGATTATGACACCAGTGATCGCCTTTATTTTGAACCCCTGACTAAAGAAGATGTGCTCAATATTTTGGAGGCGGAAAATCCAGAAGGGATTATCATCCAGTTTGGTGGTCAAACTCCCCTAAAGTTGGCGGTGCCACTGCAAACCTATTTACAAGAGAAGCCTGACGGTCCCAAGATTTGGGGCACATCGCCAGACTCCATTGATATCGCCGAGGATCGGGAGCGATTCGAGCAGATTCTCCATACCCTCAACATCACACAGCCACCCAATGGGATTGCCCGCAGCAACCAGGAAGCCATTGAAGTGGCCCAGCGAATCCAATATCCCGTGGTGGTGCGGCCCAGCTATGTGCTGGGGGGACGGGCAATGGAGATTGTCTACTCAGATGAAGAACTAGAGCGCTATATGACCTTTGCGGTCCAAATAGAACCAGATCACCCCATCTTGGTGGACAAGTTTTTAGAAGATGCCATTGAAGTAGACGTAGATGCGATCGCAGATCGTACTGGTGAAGTTGTGATCGGCGGCATTATGGAGCATATCGAGCAAGCAGGTGTTCATTCGGGCGATTCTGCCTGTGCAATCCCTACCCTATCCCTAGGAGAAGAAACCCTAGCGACGATCCGACAGTGGAGTAAGCAGCTTGCACAACAGCTTAATGTTATTGGCTTAATGAACCTGCAATTTGCTGTCCAGGGGGAGCAGGTCTATATCTTGGAAGCCAATCCCAGAGCTTCTCGCACAGTCCCCTTTGTCTCTAAAGCAATTGGCTTGCCCATCGCTCAAGTTGCAGCTCGGTTGATGTCAGGCCAAACACTAGCGGAACTAGGGATCACAAAGGAGCGAATTCCTCAGCATATCTCTGTGAAAGAGGCAGTATTGCCCTTTGCTAAATTCCCTGGCACCGACACGATTTTAGGCCCCGAAATGCGTTCTACAGGTGAGGCAATGGGGATTGATACTGATTTTGGTAAAGCCTTTGCCAAATCTCAGCTCTCGGCCCATCAGGATCTACCCCAATCGGGATCGGTTTTTGTCTCCATGACGGATCGAGATAAGCAAGCGGTGATCCCCATTGCCAAGGATTTAATTGACTTAGGATTCAAATTGGTGGCGACAGCCGGAACTCAAAAGGTTCTAGAGGCAGAAGGCTTTGAGGTGACTCCAGTACTAAAACTGCATGAAGGCCGCCCCAATGTTCTAGATTTGATCAAAAATCGTCAGGTGCAGCTAATTCTCAATACGCCCTCCGGCAGTGATGCCCATGCCGATGGCCGTTTGATTCGACGGTCGGCTCTAGCCTATAAGATTCCACTGATTACAACGATTGCGGGAGCAAAGGCGACGGCAGCAGCGTTGCGATCGCTGCAATCAGAAACAATGGATGTCAAAGCTATTCAGGACTATCACCTGCAAATGCAGTGA
- a CDS encoding DUF952 domain-containing protein produces the protein MIFHIAQKFDWQAAQTAREYRASSLTTEGFIHCSDQHQVLEVAHRLFCDRTDLVLLEINPQLLDMELRYENCEGGEEQYPHIYGAIPLAAIPNTYPFLPTPSGEFKLPPEIEH, from the coding sequence ATGATTTTCCATATTGCTCAAAAGTTTGATTGGCAGGCTGCCCAAACGGCTAGGGAGTATCGCGCCTCTTCCCTTACGACTGAGGGGTTTATTCACTGCTCCGATCAGCATCAAGTCTTAGAAGTGGCCCACCGTTTGTTTTGCGATCGCACAGATCTAGTTTTACTAGAAATCAACCCTCAGCTTTTGGATATGGAGCTGCGATATGAGAATTGTGAGGGAGGAGAAGAGCAGTATCCCCATATCTATGGGGCTATTCCCTTAGCTGCTATTCCAAATACATATCCGTTTTTACCTACTCCATCCGGGGAATTTAAACTACCTCCAGAAATTGAGCACTAA
- a CDS encoding MBL fold metallo-hydrolase, translated as MREKSWYRVLSRAIKNDLSHRLRRWQLLVLAAGLTFSMVLLGTSAMALGRSVISAQMDLPQTKAETGPTNAAVYHFKVGDFKAMVVSDGTLSFPPNFFVPKADPKAVTAVLKEHFLATKDVLAHINALYLETDEHKVLIDTGAGTAFGPTAGHLLENLEAAGITAQEIDTVILTHAHPDHIGGILDPKGQLRLPNAQFYISQAESDFWMADTVELPKSLLDKETKAGTIMGAKKRLSAIQDRTTLFAMGSEVIPHIQAVDSTGHTPGQASFLITSGEDSLLTTGDVFFSDPLNLENPDWEVAFDGDPEQGVIARRQLLETVTAQRRLLLVPHMPFPGLGHVRTQGDAYGWEPVVWRFAV; from the coding sequence ATGAGAGAAAAAAGCTGGTATAGGGTTCTATCGAGGGCAATAAAAAACGATCTTTCTCACAGGCTTCGACGCTGGCAGTTACTGGTATTAGCCGCAGGTTTAACCTTTAGTATGGTGCTGTTGGGGACTAGTGCGATGGCCTTAGGCCGGTCGGTGATCAGCGCACAAATGGATCTTCCTCAAACTAAAGCTGAAACAGGACCAACCAATGCCGCCGTCTATCACTTTAAAGTGGGCGACTTTAAGGCCATGGTGGTGAGTGACGGTACCCTATCCTTTCCACCAAACTTCTTTGTGCCCAAAGCCGACCCCAAGGCAGTGACAGCAGTACTGAAGGAACATTTTCTCGCAACCAAAGATGTTTTAGCCCATATCAATGCCCTATACCTTGAAACCGATGAACATAAAGTTCTGATCGATACAGGCGCAGGGACTGCCTTTGGTCCCACCGCTGGTCATCTGCTGGAAAATCTTGAAGCCGCAGGTATTACTGCCCAAGAAATTGACACGGTTATTTTGACCCATGCCCACCCAGACCATATCGGCGGTATTTTAGATCCTAAGGGCCAGCTGCGCTTACCCAATGCCCAGTTCTATATCTCCCAGGCAGAGTCTGACTTTTGGATGGCGGACACCGTGGAACTGCCCAAATCCCTATTAGACAAGGAAACAAAAGCTGGGACGATTATGGGGGCCAAGAAGAGACTAAGCGCTATTCAAGATCGGACGACCCTATTTGCCATGGGCAGTGAGGTCATTCCCCATATTCAAGCCGTTGATTCTACGGGGCATACTCCCGGACAAGCTTCCTTCCTCATTACTTCCGGTGAAGACAGTCTACTCACCACTGGAGACGTTTTCTTTAGCGATCCTCTTAACTTGGAGAACCCAGACTGGGAAGTGGCCTTTGATGGTGACCCTGAACAAGGTGTAATCGCTCGTCGTCAGTTACTGGAAACGGTTACTGCTCAGCGCCGTCTGCTGTTGGTGCCCCATATGCCCTTCCCAGGGCTGGGTCACGTCAGAACTCAAGGGGATGCCTATGGGTGGGAGCCAGTTGTCTGGCGGTTTGCCGTTTAG
- a CDS encoding NUDIX hydrolase has product MSSEEKSHSVAIAILYQQDQYLMQLRDDIPGIAYPGHWGFFGGHCDPGEHPDDAIHRELMEELGYRTSTIKLFNLYPDPGVVRHVYYAPLTVPLSELKLMEGWDWGFFSPEEIQDSKRYSQKAQGTFPLAYPHQKILLDFMAFQLHLGSPKK; this is encoded by the coding sequence ATGAGTTCTGAAGAGAAATCGCATTCAGTTGCGATCGCAATCCTGTATCAGCAAGATCAGTACTTAATGCAGCTTCGGGATGATATTCCAGGTATTGCCTATCCAGGGCATTGGGGCTTTTTTGGTGGGCATTGCGATCCGGGCGAACATCCAGACGATGCTATTCATCGAGAACTTATGGAAGAACTGGGTTATCGCACATCCACCATTAAGCTATTTAATCTCTATCCTGATCCAGGCGTCGTTCGCCATGTTTACTATGCCCCCCTTACAGTCCCTCTTTCTGAATTGAAACTCATGGAAGGTTGGGACTGGGGATTTTTCTCGCCTGAAGAAATTCAGGATAGCAAACGATACTCCCAAAAAGCCCAAGGCACATTCCCTCTAGCCTATCCCCACCAGAAAATTTTGTTGGATTTTATGGCATTTCAACTTCATCTTGGAAGCCCAAAAAAATAA
- the infC gene encoding translation initiation factor IF-3, protein MILKKPSINNKILAKKVLLIDQTGTKQGIVDTQEALSLAQQAKLDLVVVSEREDAPVAKIMDFGKYRYEQKKRQKQSSSKPSLKEVKLRPNVGEADYGVRISRALQWLEKGDSVKFQVRLRGREHQHRDRATDLLQRVIEDLSKVSEVQIFDRRALIVQLVPV, encoded by the coding sequence ATTATTCTGAAAAAACCCTCCATCAATAACAAAATCCTAGCCAAAAAAGTCCTACTGATCGATCAGACAGGGACTAAGCAAGGAATTGTTGATACACAAGAAGCGCTTTCCCTGGCCCAGCAGGCCAAACTGGACTTGGTGGTCGTCTCCGAGCGAGAGGACGCACCAGTCGCCAAGATCATGGATTTTGGCAAGTATCGATATGAGCAGAAGAAGCGTCAGAAGCAGTCTTCCTCTAAACCTTCTCTGAAAGAAGTAAAACTCCGCCCAAATGTGGGCGAAGCTGATTATGGGGTCCGCATTAGTCGGGCTTTGCAGTGGCTTGAAAAGGGAGACAGTGTCAAGTTTCAAGTGCGCTTGAGAGGCCGAGAACACCAGCATCGTGACCGAGCCACCGACTTATTGCAGAGAGTCATCGAGGATTTAAGCAAGGTAAGTGAGGTTCAAATCTTTGATCGACGTGCGTTGATTGTTCAACTTGTGCCTGTATAA